CATCTTGTGCATCGCCATCTGCATCTCGACCGGCGTCATCACCGCCATGACGCGGGCGAGCTTCGCCGGCGTGGTGCCGCCGATCAGCCGTACCACCTCGGCCCGCGACACGTTGACGTCGACCGCCATCCGCGCCAGCACCGCATCGTCGAGCGCCATCGCCTCCTCGGCGACGGCGAGGTCGATGCCGTAGCGGGCGATGAATTCGTCGATGACGTCGAAGTCCGCGGCCGGCTTGCCGTCCAACTCCACGATCACGCCGTCGCGCATCACCAGCGACGGCTCGGGGTCGTGCGGGCTGCGCATGGCGACCAGACCCAGGGCCGGGTCGGTGACACTGAATCCGTCGAGATTTACCGGTTTCGCATCCAGAATCCGCATCCGACCCTGCGCCAGGTCGTTGATTTCCGTCACAGCGCTGATCCTGCCAAAGCCGCCGACGCGCGGGCGCGTTCGCCCCCGAATGCGATGTGCCTGACACCATGGGGGCGTGAAACGACTCGTTCTCGCGCTCGTCAGCGCACTCGTTCTCACCCTCACCGCCTGTTCGTCGCCGAGTCCCGCGGACCCGTTCCACGCCTTCGCCGACGCCCTCGGCCGCCGCGACGCCAAGGCGGCCGCGCAGCAGACCGACGATCCGGGGGCCGCCGAACCGGTGATCGCGGCCATGTTCGCGGGGATGGGTGCCGACGCCGCCGTGCAAGTGTCGCCAGCGCCCGTCGACGGTGAGGACACCACCGAGACCCTGAGCTACCAGTGGACGCTGGCACCCGGGCGTGAGTTCGGCTACGAGACCACCGGCACCGCCGAGCAGAGCGGTGACGAGTGGCGGCTGGCGTGGTCGACGGCGCTGCTGCACCCGGATCTGCAACCGAATATGCGGTTCCAGTACAGCGAGGACAGCGAGCTGCAGACGCCGGTGCTCGACCGCACCGGGCAACCGTTGATGACGTGGCAGACGGTCGGGGTGATCACGCTGGACCGCGCGCATCGGGCCTCGTCGAGCGCCCTTGCCGCACTGCTGGCGCCGATCGAGCCGACCATCACACCGGAGTCCATCCAGGCGCAGTTCGACACCACCGCCGACCAGGTGGTCACCGTGATCCGGCTGCGCGAGGCCGACCTCACGCCGGTGGCCGAGCAGCTGCGCGCCGTCCCCGGCGTCGCGATCGCCGACCAGGGTGACCTGCTCACCACGGATCGGGCGCTGTCCTCACCGGCGATGGCCGACCTGCCGAAGGTGTGGCAGGACCGCATCACCCGGACCGCCGGCTGGTCGGTGTATCTGGTCGACGGCGACGGCGCGGCCGCGCAGCGACTGACCGCCACCCCGCCCGCACCGACCGACCCCGTCCGCACCTCCCTTGACCTGCGCCTGCAGCTGCTGGCGCAGGACGCAGTCGCCCAGGAGCCGCGGCCGACCGTGCTCGTCGCGATCTCGCCATCAGACGGTGGCATCATCGCGGCCGCGCAGAACGAGGCGGCCGACGCGCAGGGCGCCATCGCGTTCTCCGGTCTGTATCCGCCGGGTTCGACGTTCAAGACGATCACCACGGCCGCGGCGCTGGAAGCAGGACTGGTCACCCCCGAGTCGCCGGTCGAGTGCCCGAGCCGGCTCACCATCGAGAACCGCACGATTCCCAACGACGACGACTTCGAACTCGGCACAGTGCCGTTGACGACGGCGTTCGCCCGGTCCTGCAACACCTCGATGGCTGCCCTCGCCGATCGGTTGCCCGCCGATGCGCTGTCCACCACGGCACGCGCGTTCGGGATCGGCGTGGATTACGTCGTCCCGGGTCTCACCACGGTGACCGGCCGGGTGCCCGCCGCCGACACCGCCGCCCAGCGCGTGGAGAACGGGATCGGCCAGGGCACCGTCACGGTCAGCCCGTTCGGTCTCGCGGTCGCCGAGGCCAGCCTCGCGCACGGATCGACGATCACGCCCACGCTGGTGCTCGGCGAGAAGACCACCGCCGACACCCCGTCCGAACCGCTCCCCGGCGACGTGGTCGACGCGCTGCGGATGATGATGCGCGCGACGGCCACCGAGGGCACCGCGAGCCAGCTGTCCGATATCGCCGACCTGGGCGGGAAGACCGGGACGGCGGAGTTCGGCGACAACACCCACTCGCACGGGTGGTTCGCGGGGATCGCGGGGGACATCGCGTTCGCGACTCTGGTGGTCGGCGGCGATTCGTCCGCCCCGGCTATCACGGTGTCGGGCAACTTCCTGCGGCCGGCGGGGTGAGTCGGGCAAGCTGAGGCCATGAAACTGGTGGCCGTTCTGGCAGTGGCCGGCGGTGCGTTCGCCGCGCCGCTCGTCACCGCCTCGCCCGCCACGGCGAGCCCGTGCAACAGCGTCGACTGCGTTCCGTATGTGGACCGCAACATCGATCCCAGCGAATCCTGTGTGTCCGGAGGCAGCCGCTATCTGTTCGGTCTCGACGCCTCGGGCAACAACTATCTGTGCACGATGCAGTCCCGGTGGGTGCCGCAACCAGCGCTCGTGGGAGTGCGGACGAACGGCGCCCCCTGTGACGGCAGCACCGGTGTGGCGCAGACCCCCGACGGGTTGGTGCTGACGTGCAAGGCCGGCGCCTGGAAACCCGACTTCACTGCCTTCTACTACTGATTCGCGAGGCCACCGAGGTCGTCGGGGACGTCGACGGCATGTTCGTGCAGCGCCTCGATCGGCACCACGTCGAGGGTGCGTTCGTGAGTGGCGGCGAGCACCACCGGCGCGGCACAGCCGTCGCGGTGGGCGCGCAGCCAGTTCGCGGCGGTGACGCACCAGCGGTCGCCGGGGTTCAGTCCCGGGAACCGGTACTCGGGCCGCGGGGTCGACAGGTCGTTGCCGATCGAACGCTGGTGTTCGAGGAAGTCGACGGTGACCACCGCGCAGATCGTGTGGGCGCCGAGGTCTTCGGGGCCCGTCGAACAGCAGCCGTCACGATAGAAACCGGTCAGCGGGTCGGTGCCGCACTCTTGCAGCGGGCCACCCAGCACATTGCGTTCGGACACTGCGTCAGTATCGCGTGCTGTTCGGGCAGAACGCCCACTCCTACGCCTTTGTGCGCGTTCCGACACCACGGCCGTGAATGGCGGCGCATAGCCGGATTCGACAGCCATGGTGGTGAAACCCAAGACAAGGGCGCGGCGCTGCAGGTGTTCAGGAGCTCAGGAGCTGGTCTCACACCGATGCAAAAACCGCCCCTACCTGCGTGGACAGGGGGGCGGTTCTGGCGGTGGCGGAGGGATTTGAACCCTCGGACGGGGGTTACCCGTCACACGCTTTCGAGGCGTGCTCCTTAGGCCGCTCGGACACGCCACCGTGTGGCAGCTTACCGAAACGGCTGCGCAGCCCCTAATCGCCCGCCGACCTCGCCGAGACCGCAGCCACGGTCGTCAAGCGCGCGGTTTGGCAGCCCTGTGTGCAGTCTCGGCGGGAGGCGGGGAAACCTCAGCGCTGCGCACCGAAGAACGCCTCGAGCGGCTGTGCGCACTGGTCGGCCAGCACGCCGCCGCGCACCTGCGGGCGGTGGTTGAGCCTGCGGTCGCGCACCACATCCCACAGCGAACCGACCGCACCGGTCTTCGGCTCCCACGCCCCGAACACCAACCGCGCCACCCTCGCGAGCACCAGGGCGCCGGCGCACATCGTGCACGGTTCAACGGTGACCGCGAGCGTCGTCCCCTCCAGCCGCCACCCGTCGCCGACCACCGCCGCGGCCGCCCGCAACGCCAGCACCTCCGCATGCGCGGTCGGATCGCCCAGCGCCTCGCGCGCATTGGCGGCGCGCGCCAACTCCGTGCCGTCGGGCCCGAACACCACCGCGCCGATCGGCACGTCGGCCGGACCGGCCAGCGCCGCCGCGTCGAGCGCGGCGCGGATCAGGGTCTCGTCAGACGTCACCGATTGAGTTTGTCGATCACCGCGGACAGCTCGTCGGCGAAGCCCATCTCCCGGGCGATGCGGCCGAGCTGCTCGTCGGCGTACAGGTCGGTCTCGTCGAGGATGACGCTGAGTACCGCCTCGGGCAAACCCATATCGGAGAGCAGACCGATATCGCCCTCCTCGAACGGATCGACGTCATCGAGATCGTCGGGTTCGATGTCCGCGTCGAGCTGTTCGAGCACCTCGGCGGCGATGTCGTAGTCGAGTGCCGCGGTGGCGTCCGACAGCAGCAACCGCGTCCCGGACGGGGCCGGCCGGACGATCA
Above is a window of Mycolicibacterium baixiangningiae DNA encoding:
- a CDS encoding DUF2237 family protein, whose product is MSERNVLGGPLQECGTDPLTGFYRDGCCSTGPEDLGAHTICAVVTVDFLEHQRSIGNDLSTPRPEYRFPGLNPGDRWCVTAANWLRAHRDGCAAPVVLAATHERTLDVVPIEALHEHAVDVPDDLGGLANQ
- a CDS encoding nucleoside deaminase translates to MTSDETLIRAALDAAALAGPADVPIGAVVFGPDGTELARAANAREALGDPTAHAEVLALRAAAAVVGDGWRLEGTTLAVTVEPCTMCAGALVLARVARLVFGAWEPKTGAVGSLWDVVRDRRLNHRPQVRGGVLADQCAQPLEAFFGAQR
- a CDS encoding penicillin-binding transpeptidase domain-containing protein, producing the protein MKRLVLALVSALVLTLTACSSPSPADPFHAFADALGRRDAKAAAQQTDDPGAAEPVIAAMFAGMGADAAVQVSPAPVDGEDTTETLSYQWTLAPGREFGYETTGTAEQSGDEWRLAWSTALLHPDLQPNMRFQYSEDSELQTPVLDRTGQPLMTWQTVGVITLDRAHRASSSALAALLAPIEPTITPESIQAQFDTTADQVVTVIRLREADLTPVAEQLRAVPGVAIADQGDLLTTDRALSSPAMADLPKVWQDRITRTAGWSVYLVDGDGAAAQRLTATPPAPTDPVRTSLDLRLQLLAQDAVAQEPRPTVLVAISPSDGGIIAAAQNEAADAQGAIAFSGLYPPGSTFKTITTAAALEAGLVTPESPVECPSRLTIENRTIPNDDDFELGTVPLTTAFARSCNTSMAALADRLPADALSTTARAFGIGVDYVVPGLTTVTGRVPAADTAAQRVENGIGQGTVTVSPFGLAVAEASLAHGSTITPTLVLGEKTTADTPSEPLPGDVVDALRMMMRATATEGTASQLSDIADLGGKTGTAEFGDNTHSHGWFAGIAGDIAFATLVVGGDSSAPAITVSGNFLRPAG
- a CDS encoding tRNA adenosine deaminase-associated protein produces the protein MGAQSAPAHGTPDGFGVAVVREDGKWRCAPMRRASLNSLTVAEKELCELRSAGAVFGLLDIDDEFFVIVRPAPSGTRLLLSDATAALDYDIAAEVLEQLDADIEPDDLDDVDPFEEGDIGLLSDMGLPEAVLSVILDETDLYADEQLGRIAREMGFADELSAVIDKLNR